The following coding sequences are from one Halomicrobium zhouii window:
- a CDS encoding CbtB domain-containing protein, producing the protein MAGDTDTVRRRIDHARATLTPAQMAVGVGLIAALGFTLLFVQDPLVHDGLHNIRHGAGVTCH; encoded by the coding sequence ATGGCCGGAGATACAGACACCGTTCGTCGACGTATCGACCACGCGAGAGCGACGCTGACGCCGGCACAGATGGCCGTCGGTGTGGGGCTAATCGCCGCGCTCGGGTTCACGCTCCTGTTCGTCCAGGACCCGCTGGTCCACGACGGACTCCACAACATCCGGCACGGCGCCGGCGTGACCTGCCACTGA
- a CDS encoding cobalt-precorrin-4/precorrin-4 C(11)-methyltransferase codes for MTGSQPVVDDGTTAGERDPRVHEKTAGEEQEGIPFIGAGPGDPGLLTVKGRELVEEADLVVHAGSLVNSELLEEFCADAEQVSSIGKDLEELIPLMRDAYEADRTVVRLHSGDPAIYGAALEQMDALEHEGVPTYFVPGVTSAFAASATLRTQLTLNEVANHVAFTRPQGKTLSEDEDHISEFVAMGDVTTCVYLGTHAVRDTMDRLLDDGRDPETPVAVVYHASWPDEDVIEGTVGTIADKVEDAGYRASALVVIGEAVSGSGYERSYLYDGWANRGSDGEDAAEQTEADD; via the coding sequence ATGACGGGCTCCCAACCGGTAGTCGACGACGGGACCACGGCCGGTGAGCGTGACCCGCGCGTCCACGAGAAGACGGCCGGCGAGGAACAGGAGGGTATCCCCTTCATCGGCGCCGGACCCGGCGACCCCGGACTGCTGACGGTCAAAGGCCGGGAACTCGTTGAGGAAGCGGACCTGGTGGTCCACGCCGGTTCGCTGGTCAACAGCGAACTGCTCGAGGAGTTCTGCGCCGACGCCGAGCAGGTGTCGAGCATCGGGAAGGACCTGGAAGAGCTGATCCCCCTGATGCGCGACGCCTACGAGGCGGACCGGACCGTCGTCCGCCTCCACAGCGGCGACCCGGCCATCTACGGCGCGGCCCTGGAGCAGATGGACGCGCTGGAGCACGAGGGCGTCCCGACCTACTTCGTCCCCGGCGTCACGTCGGCGTTCGCCGCGAGCGCGACGCTCCGGACGCAACTCACTCTCAACGAGGTCGCCAACCACGTCGCGTTCACGCGCCCGCAGGGGAAGACGCTCTCCGAGGACGAGGACCACATTTCGGAGTTCGTCGCGATGGGCGACGTGACGACCTGCGTCTACCTCGGAACTCATGCGGTCCGCGACACGATGGACCGCCTGCTCGACGACGGTCGGGACCCAGAGACGCCGGTCGCCGTGGTGTACCACGCCTCCTGGCCCGACGAGGACGTCATCGAAGGGACTGTGGGGACTATCGCCGACAAAGTGGAGGACGCCGGGTACCGTGCCTCTGCGCTCGTCGTCATCGGCGAGGCGGTGAGTGGGTCGGGTTACGAGCGCTCCTATCTCTACGACGGCTGGGCGAATCGAGGATCTGATGGCGAGGACGCTGCCGAACAGACGGAGGCCGACGATTAG
- the cbiG gene encoding cobalt-precorrin 5A hydrolase, whose amino-acid sequence MSTETDDTDTSDADSDGSSGHCSTPDSDGEVAEEIAVVAFERKMETAREIVEGIGDRYDAIEIIEYHGDVFAEHWGEYDCFVGLMASGIAMRKTAPLLDDKWDDPAIVVVDEALTWAIPITGGHHGANQIADDLASMGAVPAMTTASEAADKQGVEKQAKALDAHVVNGDSTVATNLAVLDDELGPIERLDGPKAVMVGDDVTVLKRNADDGIVLGTGSVSGATVEQFHDAWDATLAETDYDRGDVEFVATGTRKEDEDGMLAAAEEWGMGVVAFEKEDLEEFEGPTPSRSRELIGWPGIAEASAIAGGSEHELLLEKKRHDDAVTVAVGR is encoded by the coding sequence ATGAGTACTGAGACAGACGACACAGACACGAGCGACGCTGACTCGGACGGATCGAGCGGCCACTGTTCCACGCCGGATTCCGACGGGGAAGTGGCCGAGGAGATAGCCGTCGTCGCCTTCGAACGGAAGATGGAGACGGCCAGAGAGATAGTCGAGGGCATCGGCGACCGGTACGACGCTATCGAGATTATCGAGTACCACGGCGACGTCTTCGCCGAGCACTGGGGCGAGTACGACTGCTTCGTCGGCCTGATGGCGTCGGGCATCGCGATGCGGAAGACGGCACCGTTGCTCGACGACAAGTGGGACGACCCCGCCATCGTCGTCGTCGACGAAGCGTTGACCTGGGCAATCCCCATCACCGGCGGCCACCACGGCGCGAACCAGATCGCCGACGACCTGGCGTCGATGGGCGCCGTGCCGGCGATGACCACCGCCAGCGAGGCGGCGGACAAACAGGGCGTCGAGAAGCAGGCCAAAGCGCTGGACGCCCACGTCGTCAACGGCGACTCGACGGTTGCGACGAACCTGGCCGTGCTGGACGACGAACTCGGACCTATCGAGCGCCTCGACGGGCCAAAGGCAGTCATGGTCGGCGACGACGTCACCGTGCTCAAGCGGAACGCGGACGACGGAATCGTCCTCGGCACCGGGAGCGTCTCCGGCGCGACGGTTGAGCAGTTCCACGACGCCTGGGACGCCACCCTCGCGGAGACCGACTACGACCGCGGGGACGTGGAGTTCGTCGCGACGGGTACCCGAAAAGAGGACGAGGACGGGATGCTCGCCGCCGCGGAGGAGTGGGGGATGGGAGTCGTCGCCTTCGAGAAGGAGGACCTGGAGGAGTTCGAGGGACCGACCCCATCTCGATCCAGGGAACTCATCGGCTGGCCCGGCATCGCCGAGGCGTCGGCCATCGCCGGCGGTTCGGAGCACGAACTCCTCCTGGAGAAGAAGCGCCACGACGACGCCGTGACCGTGGCGGTGGGGCGGTAG
- a CDS encoding cobalamin biosynthesis protein — translation MSIQSETPRDLLAAHPETAYFWGRVAGDGECEEGCVTVRTTDETAARRLAAIAGADQIDRRILEREYAHDTAITRKADEYVVQVLGDLADRAGAALGLPFDGQPGGYRFDVFADHDRQLLRGLLEGCGTVCFKSDAGAVGVSFVHEDERLLRTVQSVLDRIPVDSPHDDLADASSGYWFGVDDDRVPALGEWVYDGTDESGLFAPSRRRKLRKSLDRIDR, via the coding sequence ATGAGTATCCAGTCGGAAACGCCGAGGGACCTGCTCGCCGCCCACCCGGAGACGGCGTACTTCTGGGGCCGCGTCGCCGGGGATGGCGAGTGCGAAGAAGGGTGCGTCACCGTCAGAACCACCGACGAGACAGCCGCGCGACGCCTGGCCGCCATCGCTGGCGCGGACCAGATAGACAGGCGGATCCTCGAACGCGAGTACGCCCACGACACGGCCATCACCCGGAAAGCAGACGAGTACGTCGTGCAGGTGCTCGGCGACCTGGCCGACCGGGCCGGCGCCGCGCTCGGGCTTCCATTCGACGGCCAGCCCGGCGGCTACCGGTTCGACGTCTTCGCCGACCACGACCGACAGCTCCTCCGCGGACTGCTGGAGGGCTGTGGTACGGTCTGCTTCAAATCTGACGCCGGTGCCGTCGGCGTTTCCTTCGTCCACGAGGACGAGCGACTCCTCCGGACCGTCCAGTCGGTGCTCGACCGCATTCCGGTCGACTCGCCCCACGACGACCTCGCCGACGCCTCGTCGGGCTACTGGTTCGGCGTCGACGACGACCGCGTCCCGGCGCTCGGCGAGTGGGTCTACGACGGGACGGACGAGTCCGGGCTGTTCGCACCGTCCCGCCGGCGGAAACTCCGGAAGAGCCTGGATCGGATAGACCGATGA
- a CDS encoding VWA domain-containing protein yields the protein MVELRAGQKGSGPPSFADIVGQDDLKEALLAVGVNDALDGLLVRGEKGTAKSTAVRCLADLLPDQRAVADCPYGCPPENPSSQCENCRKRSDPPVEERPVPLVTLPLGATRERVVGTLSVADAMDGAAEFDPGLLARANRGILYVDEVNLLDDHLVDVLLDAAASGRNRVERDGMSVAHPAEFTLVGTMNPEEGDLRPQLRDRFAIQATVTACDDVDDRVAIIRQAIDGERREAAPESTEPARRLRDARERLHGDVVLPREFAETAAEISRDAGVDGHRGDIAIARTARTLAALDGRDRVLESDVERAAEFALPHRLQSRPFEEGADLDDVLDDHFESDDGEGEPEHDGDEGDGGGEPNSDAGDGNSDEGEADADETGGSEPESGTDDVGSDGGGSGEKRDGESPGEDSDSDGDAGRDSPSPSAAPDSGPDDADSSSTACGGGRDDGVADDGASPEDDPVDSTPLVPGQNRAGVGEASSPDLSLDVDADAVAASGSRASGQSSTGANGARVRTTPAGDGDAIDAAASVRAAAQRGNDSVGQRDLRASVRESDASALVVFAVDASASMRPAMRTAKGVVLELLEDAYQHRDEVAFVAFSGDDAEVLLPPTDSVTLAARHLKDLPTADRTPLPAGLRTATDVIDRADPDVGVAVVVTDGRANVGERPTAATRAAAEGLRQVSDEVLVVDAGEDGRASLADVILDATGGSVVPLSELRASGVDSVASVAHSDD from the coding sequence ATGGTTGAGTTGCGCGCGGGGCAAAAAGGTTCGGGGCCGCCGTCCTTCGCTGATATCGTCGGCCAGGACGACCTCAAGGAGGCCCTGCTCGCGGTGGGGGTCAACGACGCGCTGGACGGCCTCCTCGTCCGTGGCGAGAAGGGGACGGCGAAGTCGACCGCAGTCCGCTGCCTCGCCGACCTGCTCCCGGACCAGCGCGCCGTCGCCGACTGTCCGTACGGCTGCCCGCCGGAAAATCCCAGCAGTCAGTGCGAGAACTGTCGGAAACGGTCCGACCCACCGGTCGAGGAACGGCCAGTCCCGCTGGTGACGCTCCCGCTCGGCGCGACGCGCGAACGCGTCGTCGGCACGCTCTCCGTCGCCGACGCGATGGACGGCGCGGCGGAGTTCGACCCCGGACTGCTCGCCCGTGCCAACCGGGGTATCCTCTACGTCGACGAGGTGAACCTCCTCGACGACCACCTCGTCGACGTCTTACTGGACGCCGCGGCGAGCGGACGGAACCGCGTCGAACGCGACGGGATGAGCGTCGCCCACCCCGCCGAGTTCACTCTCGTGGGGACGATGAACCCCGAGGAGGGCGACCTCCGCCCCCAGCTCCGGGACCGCTTCGCCATCCAGGCGACCGTCACTGCGTGCGACGACGTCGACGACCGCGTCGCCATCATCCGGCAGGCCATCGACGGGGAGCGGCGCGAGGCCGCGCCGGAGTCGACCGAACCGGCGCGTCGGCTCCGCGACGCACGCGAGCGGTTGCACGGCGACGTCGTGCTCCCCCGGGAATTCGCCGAGACGGCCGCCGAGATCTCCCGGGACGCGGGCGTCGACGGCCACCGCGGCGATATCGCCATTGCCCGAACCGCCCGGACGCTCGCGGCGCTCGACGGGCGGGACCGCGTGCTGGAGTCCGACGTCGAACGCGCTGCCGAGTTCGCCCTCCCACATCGCCTCCAATCGCGTCCCTTCGAGGAGGGAGCCGACCTCGACGACGTCCTCGACGACCACTTCGAGAGCGACGACGGCGAGGGCGAACCGGAACACGACGGCGACGAGGGAGACGGCGGTGGAGAACCCAATTCCGACGCCGGAGACGGGAACAGTGACGAGGGAGAAGCTGACGCCGACGAAACCGGCGGTAGCGAACCCGAGTCGGGAACTGACGACGTGGGATCCGACGGTGGGGGTTCCGGCGAGAAACGCGACGGGGAGTCCCCGGGTGAGGACTCCGACAGCGATGGCGATGCCGGACGGGACTCTCCGTCACCGTCTGCAGCGCCCGACAGCGGGCCGGACGATGCGGATTCGTCATCGACCGCCTGTGGTGGTGGACGGGACGACGGTGTCGCCGACGACGGCGCCTCCCCGGAAGACGACCCGGTGGACTCCACGCCGCTCGTTCCGGGGCAGAACCGTGCTGGCGTCGGGGAGGCGTCGAGTCCCGACCTCTCCCTCGATGTCGACGCCGATGCGGTTGCGGCGAGCGGTTCGCGAGCCAGCGGGCAGTCCAGCACGGGTGCGAACGGCGCACGGGTCCGGACGACCCCAGCCGGCGACGGCGACGCCATCGACGCCGCCGCGTCGGTCCGGGCCGCCGCACAGCGCGGGAACGACTCGGTCGGCCAGCGGGACCTCCGGGCGTCCGTCAGGGAGAGCGACGCCTCCGCGCTGGTCGTGTTCGCGGTCGACGCGAGCGCCTCCATGCGACCGGCGATGCGGACTGCCAAGGGCGTCGTGCTCGAACTGCTCGAAGACGCCTACCAGCACCGGGACGAGGTGGCGTTCGTCGCCTTCTCCGGAGACGACGCCGAGGTGCTGTTGCCGCCGACGGACAGCGTGACGCTCGCCGCGCGGCACCTGAAGGACCTCCCGACCGCCGACCGGACGCCGCTGCCCGCGGGCCTGCGGACGGCGACGGACGTGATCGACCGGGCCGACCCGGACGTCGGCGTCGCGGTCGTCGTCACGGACGGCCGGGCGAACGTCGGCGAGCGGCCGACGGCGGCCACCCGCGCCGCCGCCGAGGGGCTTCGGCAGGTCAGCGACGAGGTGCTCGTCGTCGACGCGGGCGAGGACGGGCGCGCCAGTCTGGCCGACGTGATCCTGGATGCGACGGGCGGATCGGTGGTCCCGCTCTCGGAACTCCGTGCGAGTGGTGTCGACAGCGTCGCTTCCGTGGCCCACAGCGACGACTGA
- the cobJ gene encoding precorrin-3B C(17)-methyltransferase: protein MSTDSDTETDASTETEPKCGASSSETTTDDNASKCGASTGDPNPSSSDCGASSSNTVSSSEEEEVGSTVEDFDAEPGRLLAVGLGPGQPEGMTQRARAALMEAEHIVGYTTYIDLIPDEITEAADELYDTPMCGEVSRTEEAIDRALAGNDVAIVGSGDPNVYALAGLALEIIESKGGTASMVDFEVVPGVPAAQSCGARLGAPLVNDTVTISLSDHLTPMEDIESRLEAVASEGFTIAIYNPWSRKRRENYQTCCEILLEHRDPETPVGVVHGAGREDERVEIVHLGGLPDLGETDLVDMTTTILVGNEDTYVWDDRMVTPRGYETKYDY, encoded by the coding sequence ATGAGTACTGACAGCGACACCGAGACGGACGCGAGCACAGAGACCGAACCGAAGTGCGGCGCATCGAGCAGCGAAACGACCACCGACGACAACGCTTCGAAGTGCGGGGCATCGACCGGTGACCCCAATCCCTCGTCGTCGGACTGTGGCGCCTCCTCGTCGAATACTGTCTCCAGCAGTGAGGAAGAGGAAGTCGGCTCGACCGTCGAGGACTTCGACGCGGAGCCCGGCCGGCTCCTCGCGGTGGGACTCGGCCCTGGGCAACCGGAGGGCATGACCCAGCGCGCGCGAGCGGCACTGATGGAGGCCGAACACATCGTCGGTTACACCACCTACATCGACCTGATCCCCGACGAGATAACCGAGGCCGCGGACGAACTGTACGACACGCCGATGTGCGGCGAGGTCTCCCGGACCGAGGAGGCCATCGACCGGGCGCTGGCCGGCAACGACGTCGCCATCGTCGGCAGCGGCGACCCTAACGTGTACGCGCTCGCCGGCCTCGCCCTGGAGATCATCGAGTCCAAGGGCGGGACGGCGTCGATGGTCGACTTCGAGGTCGTCCCCGGCGTGCCGGCGGCACAGTCCTGCGGCGCCCGCCTCGGCGCACCGCTGGTCAACGACACCGTCACCATCTCGCTGTCGGACCACCTGACGCCGATGGAGGACATCGAGTCACGGCTGGAGGCCGTCGCGAGCGAGGGGTTCACGATAGCTATCTACAACCCGTGGAGCCGCAAGCGCCGGGAGAACTACCAGACCTGTTGTGAGATCCTGCTCGAACACCGCGACCCCGAAACGCCCGTCGGCGTCGTCCACGGCGCCGGCCGCGAGGACGAACGGGTCGAAATCGTCCACCTCGGGGGCCTCCCCGACCTCGGCGAGACCGACCTGGTCGACATGACCACGACGATCCTCGTCGGCAACGAGGACACCTACGTCTGGGACGACCGAATGGTGACGCCGCGGGGCTACGAGACCAAGTACGACTACTGA
- a CDS encoding DUF3209 family protein: MTCHELEALRLGLLNVLGTEDQSVREHAEAELDGELSGPIEALANAQSLAEIERHFDAALVDLEEQVAAADADSQEYDYLRGRLVAVRDAERAVRRLRSQGEDVLAGLGEAHHVLHETFPVED, encoded by the coding sequence ATGACTTGCCACGAACTCGAAGCGCTCAGACTCGGCCTGCTGAACGTCCTCGGTACCGAAGACCAGAGCGTCCGCGAGCACGCAGAGGCCGAACTGGACGGCGAACTGTCTGGGCCTATCGAGGCCCTCGCGAACGCCCAGTCGCTCGCCGAAATCGAACGCCACTTCGACGCCGCGCTGGTGGACCTGGAGGAGCAGGTCGCCGCCGCGGACGCCGACAGCCAGGAGTACGACTACCTGCGGGGCCGTCTCGTGGCTGTTCGGGACGCCGAGCGCGCAGTCCGCCGGCTCCGGAGCCAGGGCGAGGACGTCCTGGCGGGCCTCGGCGAGGCCCACCACGTCCTCCACGAGACGTTCCCGGTCGAGGACTGA
- a CDS encoding CbiX/SirB N-terminal domain-containing protein: protein MSEATAAPETLDDEAVLLVGHGSRREKSNEQVRELAGALESRLRLPVDAAFLELASPAIDEAIAGLAPTVSRVTVVHLSLFAASHVKNDVPLAVQQARSRHPDLTIRNGAHLGIHPALVDLLDDRVAAVEAEMDADRETDDVAVVLCGRGSSDPDANADVHKLARLLYEGREFSRVDATFIGVTEPDLPTTLHDVAKHRPDTVVVLPYMLGDGVLTERIRERTREFDDEYPYVSAAPGDPLGTDDRLLDVLGDRWQEARTESVDMSCDTCKYKVELDGYEEDTGGARAMLRALTHQASHADRENVDDDPHVHDAPEKHVAVCTNQTCAADGAPAVLERLRQAARDSEECDARITRSSCLGRCGDGPMVAVYPDGVWYGGLDSADADRIVSSHLDRDRIVGDLVDQTL from the coding sequence ATGAGCGAAGCGACTGCAGCCCCCGAGACGCTCGACGACGAGGCCGTGTTGCTCGTCGGCCACGGCTCCCGTCGTGAGAAGTCCAACGAACAGGTCAGGGAACTCGCTGGTGCGCTCGAATCGCGGCTCCGGCTCCCAGTGGACGCCGCCTTTCTGGAACTCGCATCGCCGGCCATCGACGAGGCCATCGCCGGCCTCGCACCGACCGTCTCGCGAGTCACCGTCGTCCACCTCTCGCTGTTCGCGGCCAGCCACGTCAAGAACGACGTGCCGCTGGCGGTCCAGCAGGCCCGGAGCCGTCATCCGGACCTCACCATCCGCAACGGCGCCCACCTGGGCATCCACCCGGCACTCGTCGACCTGCTGGACGACCGCGTCGCCGCCGTGGAGGCGGAGATGGACGCAGACCGGGAGACGGACGACGTCGCCGTCGTCCTCTGCGGCCGCGGGTCCAGCGATCCGGACGCGAACGCGGATGTCCACAAACTCGCCCGGTTGTTGTACGAGGGTCGCGAGTTTTCGCGCGTCGACGCGACGTTCATCGGCGTGACGGAGCCGGACCTCCCGACGACGCTGCACGACGTCGCCAAACACCGGCCCGACACCGTCGTCGTGCTTCCCTACATGCTCGGCGACGGCGTGCTGACCGAGCGCATCCGGGAGCGGACCCGAGAGTTCGACGACGAGTACCCCTACGTGTCGGCCGCGCCGGGTGACCCACTGGGCACCGACGACCGGTTGCTCGACGTGCTTGGCGACCGCTGGCAGGAGGCCCGCACCGAGAGCGTCGACATGTCGTGTGACACGTGCAAGTACAAGGTCGAACTCGACGGGTACGAGGAGGATACCGGCGGCGCGCGGGCGATGCTGCGCGCGCTGACCCACCAGGCGAGCCACGCGGACCGCGAGAACGTCGACGACGACCCGCACGTCCACGACGCCCCGGAGAAGCACGTCGCCGTCTGCACGAACCAGACCTGCGCGGCCGACGGCGCGCCAGCAGTCCTCGAACGACTCCGACAGGCCGCCCGCGACTCCGAGGAGTGCGACGCGCGCATCACGCGCTCCTCGTGCCTCGGTCGCTGCGGCGACGGCCCGATGGTCGCCGTCTACCCCGACGGCGTCTGGTACGGCGGCCTCGATTCGGCCGACGCTGACCGCATCGTCTCGTCCCACCTCGACCGGGACCGAATCGTCGGCGATCTCGTCGATCAGACGTTATAA
- a CDS encoding precorrin-3B C(17)-methyltransferase, whose amino-acid sequence MAETSEQSADDYGTLYVVGIGPGLPHAMTQRAKDVIQSADVVVASNLYQEFLRKDGTLPPESAAVEAAADGGSGAVASGNDLTAAGEEGTVLERPDGSRQLLIRSSMGRQVELARDAFERVRDGQDVAHVSGGDPNVYGKSDLVFTMADADDATDVPIEIVPGVTAALGAAANLGAPLSNDFCTISLSDKWRGWDEIAEKLRAAAISGFVVVLYNCWRNYERAVEILREERHDDVPVAIVNDAGRGDAGRNLDDETHTITTLGEAADHDDEVGGMGTSLVVGNAETEEWANDYERYLVTPRGGRDVEDF is encoded by the coding sequence ATGGCCGAAACCAGCGAGCAATCGGCCGACGACTACGGCACCCTGTACGTCGTCGGCATCGGTCCCGGCCTTCCCCACGCGATGACCCAGCGAGCGAAAGACGTCATCCAGTCCGCCGACGTCGTCGTCGCCTCGAACCTCTACCAGGAGTTCCTCCGGAAGGATGGGACACTCCCGCCGGAGAGCGCTGCGGTGGAGGCCGCCGCGGACGGTGGCAGCGGTGCCGTGGCCAGTGGGAACGACCTGACGGCAGCCGGCGAGGAGGGCACCGTCCTCGAACGGCCCGACGGCTCCCGACAGCTCCTGATCCGCTCGTCGATGGGCCGCCAGGTTGAGCTAGCCCGGGACGCCTTCGAGCGGGTTCGCGACGGCCAGGACGTCGCCCACGTCTCCGGCGGCGACCCGAACGTGTACGGCAAGAGCGACCTGGTGTTCACGATGGCCGACGCCGACGACGCGACGGACGTCCCTATCGAGATCGTCCCCGGCGTCACGGCGGCGCTGGGCGCGGCCGCCAACCTCGGCGCGCCGCTGTCGAACGACTTCTGCACGATATCGCTCTCGGACAAGTGGCGCGGCTGGGACGAGATAGCGGAGAAACTGCGGGCCGCCGCCATCTCGGGGTTCGTCGTCGTCCTCTACAACTGCTGGCGCAACTACGAACGAGCGGTCGAGATTCTGCGAGAGGAACGCCACGACGACGTCCCCGTCGCCATCGTCAACGACGCCGGTCGCGGCGATGCCGGACGCAACCTCGACGACGAGACGCACACCATCACGACGCTCGGCGAGGCCGCCGACCACGACGACGAGGTCGGCGGCATGGGAACCTCGCTGGTCGTCGGCAACGCCGAGACGGAGGAATGGGCCAACGACTACGAGCGGTACCTCGTCACCCCGCGCGGCGGGCGTGACGTGGAGGATTTCTGA
- a CDS encoding cobalt-factor II C(20)-methyltransferase: MTLYGVGLGPGQSDLVTVRGKRVLERADVVYSPGRLSRSVATEHVPEERIGDLDFPMTRDEEKLRCAWKEAAAAIAPTAREGDVAFVTLGDPNVYSTFGHLRRTMAAFHDDVDLEVVPGVSAVTAFATALDVEIPAGSGLALREAAGGHSPTGPDRMVLFKVTDAPATHEGLVDADYDVVYGRRLFMEQGETLVTDDPADVAERDYYTLAYAERDDPTADLATAAFEPTDSPTATDGGRRSNDDAAIEPAESEACGDEPPETIR, encoded by the coding sequence ATGACGCTCTACGGCGTCGGGCTGGGGCCCGGACAGTCCGACCTCGTCACGGTCCGGGGCAAGCGAGTCCTCGAACGCGCCGACGTGGTCTACTCGCCCGGACGCCTCTCCCGGTCGGTCGCGACCGAACACGTCCCCGAGGAGCGCATCGGCGACCTCGACTTCCCGATGACACGCGACGAGGAGAAACTGCGTTGCGCCTGGAAGGAGGCCGCCGCGGCCATCGCGCCGACCGCCCGCGAGGGCGACGTCGCGTTCGTGACGCTGGGCGACCCGAACGTCTACTCGACGTTCGGTCACCTCCGGCGGACGATGGCGGCGTTCCACGACGACGTCGACCTGGAGGTGGTGCCGGGCGTCAGCGCCGTGACTGCCTTCGCGACCGCACTGGACGTCGAAATTCCGGCTGGGTCGGGCCTCGCACTCCGGGAGGCGGCCGGCGGTCACTCCCCCACGGGACCCGACAGGATGGTCCTGTTCAAGGTCACGGACGCGCCGGCGACTCATGAGGGGCTGGTCGACGCCGACTACGACGTGGTCTACGGCCGCCGCCTGTTCATGGAGCAGGGCGAGACCCTGGTCACCGACGACCCGGCCGACGTCGCCGAGCGGGACTACTACACCCTGGCCTACGCCGAACGCGACGACCCGACGGCCGACCTCGCGACCGCCGCGTTCGAGCCGACCGACTCCCCGACTGCGACGGACGGGGGTCGTCGTTCGAACGACGACGCAGCGATCGAACCGGCCGAGAGCGAGGCCTGTGGCGACGAACCGCCGGAGACGATCCGATGA
- a CDS encoding ferredoxin: MTDTETATYDVTVDREACDGVFACLVRDPRFVEDEDGLANVDPELAVSVESDGEFVTARFDDGALDDAGQAAAACPLDAISVTEVDG; the protein is encoded by the coding sequence ATGACCGACACTGAAACAGCGACTTACGACGTCACCGTCGACCGCGAGGCCTGCGACGGCGTGTTCGCCTGCCTCGTCCGCGACCCGCGGTTCGTCGAGGACGAGGACGGCCTCGCCAACGTCGACCCGGAGTTGGCCGTGTCGGTCGAATCAGACGGCGAGTTCGTCACCGCACGGTTCGACGACGGGGCCCTCGACGACGCGGGACAGGCGGCTGCTGCTTGCCCCCTGGACGCGATATCAGTCACGGAGGTGGACGGATGA
- a CDS encoding CbtA family protein codes for MTTDYLERGALAGAVGGLAYGLFVALVANPFVTGLETFESGHAHAGEPAVSSLTTSAVSIGGGVLWGLLFGIVAFGVAYYFLEPVLPGGPVTKRLILAGAGFLTVSGAPWLVLPPQPPGVEQSLATGSRTAWYAGMMVAGAGVAVVAGVVYSRLDEHRLALRSVASLAPLCLLAVPVALAPSNVVHGDVPAGLVAAFRWTVVFGQAGLWATLAGVHAWLGDSTVQPVEAADFVAPSD; via the coding sequence ATGACGACCGACTATCTCGAACGCGGCGCGCTCGCGGGTGCGGTCGGCGGCCTCGCCTACGGGCTGTTCGTCGCGCTCGTCGCCAACCCGTTCGTCACCGGGCTGGAGACGTTCGAGTCCGGGCACGCTCACGCTGGGGAGCCGGCCGTCTCGTCGCTGACGACCAGCGCCGTCAGTATCGGGGGTGGCGTCCTCTGGGGGCTCCTGTTCGGGATCGTCGCGTTCGGTGTCGCCTACTACTTCCTGGAACCCGTTCTTCCCGGCGGTCCGGTGACGAAGCGGCTGATCCTCGCCGGCGCCGGGTTCCTGACCGTCTCGGGGGCGCCGTGGCTCGTCCTGCCGCCCCAGCCGCCGGGCGTCGAGCAATCGCTCGCGACCGGGAGTCGGACCGCCTGGTACGCCGGGATGATGGTCGCCGGTGCCGGCGTGGCGGTGGTGGCGGGGGTCGTCTACAGTCGTCTTGACGAGCACCGTCTGGCTCTCCGGTCTGTGGCTTCGCTGGCCCCGCTCTGTCTGCTCGCCGTTCCGGTCGCACTCGCGCCGAGCAACGTCGTCCACGGTGACGTTCCCGCCGGCCTGGTCGCCGCGTTCCGCTGGACAGTCGTCTTCGGACAGGCCGGCCTGTGGGCGACGCTCGCCGGGGTGCACGCGTGGCTCGGCGATTCCACGGTACAACCCGTCGAAGCGGCGGATTTCGTTGCCCCGAGCGACTGA